Proteins found in one Hyla sarda isolate aHylSar1 chromosome 7, aHylSar1.hap1, whole genome shotgun sequence genomic segment:
- the NASP gene encoding nuclear autoantigenic sperm protein isoform X1 has protein sequence MAEETPTVPAPEEKMEEAPAPSTSVEQADGEDVDAKAKLLMGEGHKHLVLKDVRSAVNAFQEASSLLGKKYGETADQCADAFYYYGMALLDLARMENNVLGNALEGMPEGEDEECEKEDPNIPSAANLDEKEREQLREQVYEAMAEDKSEKQNGEDSKEPKAEEPKDNEMECEKSSEAEETKDKPCETSSEAETKEKSSEAETKEKSSEAETKEKPCEKSSDAETKKPCEKSSEAETKEKSSEAETKKPCEKSSEAETKEKSSEAETKKPCEKSSEAETKEKPCEKSAEPEQTKNSEGNAEAEKSTEAEAKPESTSEAVSKENGTTEATGEEKSKTEEATEKSKTEVEADSTQEPEEKPKGVKDSEAKPEEAGAPEEKARSDEEEPMEGEEEEECAESDNEETEEKENSEDEVDNLQIAWEMLDLAKVIFKRQQGKEEQLKAAQAHLKLGEVSIESENYTQAVEDFMSCLNIQKEHLEEHDRLLAETHYQLGLANHYNSKHEDAISHFTQSIDVIEKRLVLLSEQLEKAAVETKEETQKEMEELKGLLPDIKEKIEDSKEAQKTAEDTNKALKETLGGTSSSGFPQENGGTSKSTATVEKSSGDSTVPVSNCVSDISHLVRKKRKPEEESPLKEAKKPKSEPVENGSGNGDAVVPTNEQVEKTEEAENQTPMETTTVESTA, from the exons ATGGCCGAAGAGACACCGACCGTGCCGGCCCCGGAAGAGAA GATGGAAGAAGCTCCTGCACCTTCAACATCTGTTGAGCAAGCTGATGG GGAGGATGTGGATGCTAAAGCCAAGCTTCTCATGGGAGAGGGTCACAAGCATCTGGTCTTGAAGGACGTCCGCTCTGCCGTCAATGCTTTCCAGGAAGCCAGTAGCCTTCT AGGGAAGAAGTACGGGGAGACTGCCGATCAGTGTGCAGATGCCTTCTACTACTATGGAATGGCTCTCCTGGACCTCGCACG AATGGAAAACAATGTCCTGGGTAACGCTCTGGAAGGAATGCCAGAAGGGGAAGATGAAGAATGTGAGAAGGAAGACCCCAACATCCCCAGTGCTGCCAACCTTGATG AGAAAGAAAGGGAGCAGTTAAGAGAGCAGGTTTATGAGGCCATGGCAGAGGACAAATCTGAGAAGCAGAATGGTGAAGACTCCAAAGAGCCAAAGGCTGAAGAGCCTAAAGACAATGAGATGGAGtgtgagaaatcctctgaagctgaggagactaaggacaaGCCATGTGAGACATCCTCTGAAGCTGAAACTAaggagaaatcctctgaagctgagaccaaggagaaatcctctgaagcggAGACCAAGGAGAAGCCATGTGAAAAATCCTCTGATGCTGAGACCAAGAAGCCAtgtgagaaatcctctgaagctgagaccaaggagaaatcctctgaagctgagaccaaGAAGCCATGTGAAaaatcctctgaagctgagaccaaggagaaatcctctgaagctgagaccaaGAAGCCATGTgaaaaatcctctgaagcagaaacCAAGGAGAAGCCATGTGAGAAATCCGCTGAACCTGAGCAGACAAAGAATTcagaaggtaatgctgaggcagagaaatccactgaagcagaagctaaaccagagtccaCCTCAGaagctgtgagtaaagaaaatggcacaacagaagctacaggtgaagagaagagtaagactGAAGAAGCTACAGAGAAGAGCAAAACAgaagtagaagctgattctacacaagaaccTGAAGAGAAGCCCAAAGGAGTCAAAGACTcagaagccaaacctgaggaagctggtgcccctgaagagaaagctagAAGTGATGAGGAAGAGCCAATGGAAGGGGAAGAAG AGGAAGAATGTGCAGAGTCTGACAATGAAGAGACTGAGGAAAAG GAAAACTCTGAGGATGAAGTTGACAATCTACAAATTGCCTGGGAGATGCTGGATTTGGCAAAGGTCATATTTAAAAG GCAGCAGGGCAaggaggaacagctgaaggcagctCAGGCTCATCTAAAGCTGGGAGAAGTGAGCATTGAGTCAG AGAACTACACCCAAGCTGTGGAAGACTTCATGTCATGTCTCAACATCCAGAAGGAGCATCTAGAAGAACATGACCGACTGCTTGCAGAGACTCACTACCAGCTGGGCCTGGCCAACCACTACAACAGCAAACATGAGGATGCAATCTCTCACTTCACACAGTCAATTGATGTGATAGAGAAGAGATTGG TTCTCCTGTCAGAACAACTAGAAAAGGCTGCAGTGGAGACAAAAGAGGAGACTCAGAAGGAAATGGAAGAACTGAAGGGACTCTTGCCTGATATCAAGGAGAAGATTGAAGACTCTAAAGAAGCACAAAAAACAGCAGAAGACACAAACAAAGCACTTAAGGAGACTCTG GGTGGAACATCGTCTTCTGGTTTTCCACAAGAGAATGGAGGCACTTCCAAATCTACT gccacagtagagaagagcAGCGGGGACAGCACTGTACCAGTATCCAACTGTGTATCGGACATCTCTCATCTAGTACGGAAGAAG AGGAAACCTGAAGAGGAGAGCCCACTGAAAGAAGCCAAGAAACCAAAGTCTGAGCCTGTGGAGAATGGATCTGGGAATGGGGATGCTGTAGTACCTACAAATGAGCAGGTGGAGAAGACTGAAGAG GCAGAGAATCAGACTCCCATGGAGACCACCACAGTGGAGAGCACTGCATGA
- the NASP gene encoding nuclear autoantigenic sperm protein isoform X2, protein MEEAPAPSTSVEQADGEDVDAKAKLLMGEGHKHLVLKDVRSAVNAFQEASSLLGKKYGETADQCADAFYYYGMALLDLARMENNVLGNALEGMPEGEDEECEKEDPNIPSAANLDEKEREQLREQVYEAMAEDKSEKQNGEDSKEPKAEEPKDNEMECEKSSEAEETKDKPCETSSEAETKEKSSEAETKEKSSEAETKEKPCEKSSDAETKKPCEKSSEAETKEKSSEAETKKPCEKSSEAETKEKSSEAETKKPCEKSSEAETKEKPCEKSAEPEQTKNSEGNAEAEKSTEAEAKPESTSEAVSKENGTTEATGEEKSKTEEATEKSKTEVEADSTQEPEEKPKGVKDSEAKPEEAGAPEEKARSDEEEPMEGEEEEECAESDNEETEEKENSEDEVDNLQIAWEMLDLAKVIFKRQQGKEEQLKAAQAHLKLGEVSIESENYTQAVEDFMSCLNIQKEHLEEHDRLLAETHYQLGLANHYNSKHEDAISHFTQSIDVIEKRLVLLSEQLEKAAVETKEETQKEMEELKGLLPDIKEKIEDSKEAQKTAEDTNKALKETLGGTSSSGFPQENGGTSKSTATVEKSSGDSTVPVSNCVSDISHLVRKKRKPEEESPLKEAKKPKSEPVENGSGNGDAVVPTNEQVEKTEEAENQTPMETTTVESTA, encoded by the exons ATGGAAGAAGCTCCTGCACCTTCAACATCTGTTGAGCAAGCTGATGG GGAGGATGTGGATGCTAAAGCCAAGCTTCTCATGGGAGAGGGTCACAAGCATCTGGTCTTGAAGGACGTCCGCTCTGCCGTCAATGCTTTCCAGGAAGCCAGTAGCCTTCT AGGGAAGAAGTACGGGGAGACTGCCGATCAGTGTGCAGATGCCTTCTACTACTATGGAATGGCTCTCCTGGACCTCGCACG AATGGAAAACAATGTCCTGGGTAACGCTCTGGAAGGAATGCCAGAAGGGGAAGATGAAGAATGTGAGAAGGAAGACCCCAACATCCCCAGTGCTGCCAACCTTGATG AGAAAGAAAGGGAGCAGTTAAGAGAGCAGGTTTATGAGGCCATGGCAGAGGACAAATCTGAGAAGCAGAATGGTGAAGACTCCAAAGAGCCAAAGGCTGAAGAGCCTAAAGACAATGAGATGGAGtgtgagaaatcctctgaagctgaggagactaaggacaaGCCATGTGAGACATCCTCTGAAGCTGAAACTAaggagaaatcctctgaagctgagaccaaggagaaatcctctgaagcggAGACCAAGGAGAAGCCATGTGAAAAATCCTCTGATGCTGAGACCAAGAAGCCAtgtgagaaatcctctgaagctgagaccaaggagaaatcctctgaagctgagaccaaGAAGCCATGTGAAaaatcctctgaagctgagaccaaggagaaatcctctgaagctgagaccaaGAAGCCATGTgaaaaatcctctgaagcagaaacCAAGGAGAAGCCATGTGAGAAATCCGCTGAACCTGAGCAGACAAAGAATTcagaaggtaatgctgaggcagagaaatccactgaagcagaagctaaaccagagtccaCCTCAGaagctgtgagtaaagaaaatggcacaacagaagctacaggtgaagagaagagtaagactGAAGAAGCTACAGAGAAGAGCAAAACAgaagtagaagctgattctacacaagaaccTGAAGAGAAGCCCAAAGGAGTCAAAGACTcagaagccaaacctgaggaagctggtgcccctgaagagaaagctagAAGTGATGAGGAAGAGCCAATGGAAGGGGAAGAAG AGGAAGAATGTGCAGAGTCTGACAATGAAGAGACTGAGGAAAAG GAAAACTCTGAGGATGAAGTTGACAATCTACAAATTGCCTGGGAGATGCTGGATTTGGCAAAGGTCATATTTAAAAG GCAGCAGGGCAaggaggaacagctgaaggcagctCAGGCTCATCTAAAGCTGGGAGAAGTGAGCATTGAGTCAG AGAACTACACCCAAGCTGTGGAAGACTTCATGTCATGTCTCAACATCCAGAAGGAGCATCTAGAAGAACATGACCGACTGCTTGCAGAGACTCACTACCAGCTGGGCCTGGCCAACCACTACAACAGCAAACATGAGGATGCAATCTCTCACTTCACACAGTCAATTGATGTGATAGAGAAGAGATTGG TTCTCCTGTCAGAACAACTAGAAAAGGCTGCAGTGGAGACAAAAGAGGAGACTCAGAAGGAAATGGAAGAACTGAAGGGACTCTTGCCTGATATCAAGGAGAAGATTGAAGACTCTAAAGAAGCACAAAAAACAGCAGAAGACACAAACAAAGCACTTAAGGAGACTCTG GGTGGAACATCGTCTTCTGGTTTTCCACAAGAGAATGGAGGCACTTCCAAATCTACT gccacagtagagaagagcAGCGGGGACAGCACTGTACCAGTATCCAACTGTGTATCGGACATCTCTCATCTAGTACGGAAGAAG AGGAAACCTGAAGAGGAGAGCCCACTGAAAGAAGCCAAGAAACCAAAGTCTGAGCCTGTGGAGAATGGATCTGGGAATGGGGATGCTGTAGTACCTACAAATGAGCAGGTGGAGAAGACTGAAGAG GCAGAGAATCAGACTCCCATGGAGACCACCACAGTGGAGAGCACTGCATGA